CCGATAAGCGGTCCTTCCCCGGAAAAAAAATAAATGTTGACCTGGTGATCATAGGCGGCGGGCTTTCTGGTGTTTGTGGTGCCATTACAGCCGCAAGGCAGGGATTAAAAGTTGTGCTCGTGCAGGACAGGCCTGTGCTTGGAGGAAACTCCAGCAGCGAAGTAAGGTTATGGATCCTGGGTGCTACCTCACACATGGGTAACAATAACCGCTGGGCAAGAGAAGGAGGTATTGTGGATGAACTGCTGGTAGAGAACACCTGGCGCAATCCGGAAGGTAACCCCGTGATCTTTGATTCCGTGTTGCTGGATAAAGTGACCCGTGAACAGAACATCACCCTCTTACTGAACACCACCGTGTATGAAGTGGATAAAAAAGATGCCAACACCATCAGCTCCGTAAAAGCATTCTGCAGCCAGAACCAGACAGAATACATTTTATCTGCTCCTCTGTTCTGTGATGCCTCCGGTGATGGTATAGTTGGCTTCTTATCCGGTGCCGCTTTTCGTATGGGTGCTGAAACCACGGAGGAATTTGGAGAGAAATTCGCACCTACCAAAGAATATGGCGAACTGTTAGGTCATAGCCTGTATTTCTACAGTAAAGACACGGGCAAACCCGTTACCTACGTTCCGCCTGCATTTGCCTTAACAGATATTACACAGATCCCTAAGTTCAAATCTTTTAATGCTAAGGAATTTGGCTGCAAACTCTGGTGGATAGAATATGGCGGCAGGTTGGATACCGTACATGATACAGAAAACATCAAATGGGAATTGTGGAAAGTAGTGTACGGCGTATGGAACTACATTAAAAACTCCGGTAACTTCCCTGAAGCAGAAAACCTCACCTTGGAATGGGTAGGCATGATCCCCGGCAAAAGGGAAAGCCGCCGTTTTGAAGGTGATTACATGATGCGCCAGCAGGATATAGTAGAACAACGTGTACATGAAGATGCTGTAGCCTTCGGCGGATGGTCTATTGACCTCCATCCTGCAGATGGCGTGTTCAGTGAGAAACCAGGCTGTAATCAGTGGCATAGTAAAGGTATTTACCAGGTCCCTTACCGCTGCCTCTATAGTAAAAACATTACCAACCTGTTCCTGGGCGGCCGCATTATCAGTGCCTCTCACGTAGCTTTTGGCTCCACCCGTGTGATGGCCACTGCGGCATATGTTACACAAGCCGTTGCTGTTGCTGCAGCGCTTTGCAAAGAGCAGCACATTTTACCAGCGGAGATCTTCACTAAAGGACATATCCCGGCATTACAACAACGCCTCTTAAAAACAGGACAATACGTTCCGGGTTTACAGCTCGCAGATAAAGAAGACCTTGTACAATCAGCCAGCATTAAAGCTTCCAGCGAATTGGTGTTCAGCAAATTCCCCGGCACGCCTGTTCGTAAAGCGCTGACCATCTCTTCTGCGCAAATGCTGCCCCTGCAAAAAGGAAAGATTGCGCCTTTCGTTTTTCATGCGGATGCTAATGAAGCAACGGAGTTAACTGTAGAGCTGCGCGTGAGTAGCAAAGCAGGTAATCATACGCCGGATGTAACAGTGGCTTCACAAACTTTAGCTGTACAACCCGGCAGGAATTGCATGCAACTGCAATTTGATGCAGTGATGGAAGAGAACGCCTATGCATTCATTACCTTCCTTAAAAATCCACTGGTTGAATTACACTTCTCTGAAAAAAGGGTATCCGGTATCCTTTCTGTATTCAACACCATCAACAAAGCAGTATCCAATTACGGCAAACAAACACCGCCGGAAGATATCGGGATGGATGCCTTTGAGTTCTGGTGCCCGCAACGCAGGCCGGAAGGGCATAATATTGATCTGCAATATCCTGAAGGCCTGAGTGTGTTCCAGGCAGCTAATATCCGTAATGGAGTGGATAGGCCTACTACACAGCCCAATGCCTGGGTGGCGGACTGGAATGATGCGCAGCCTCAGTTAACGATCAGTTGGAACGAAGCTAAGACCATCAGCGAAATAGATCTCTTCTTTGATACGGATTATGATCATCCGATGGAATCTGTGTTGATGTCTCACCCTGAGTCGGCCATGCCTTTCTGTGTGCAGAAATATAAGATCAGAGATGAAGCGGGGAATGTATTAGCGGAGCAAACAAATAATTATCAGACTTATAATAAGATAAAACTGGCACAGCCTGTTACTACCGGGAAGTTGGTAATTGAAGTGCAACATCCTTCAGAGAATGTGCCTGCTGCTGTTTTTGCAGTGAGATGTTATTAAGTGTTTATTGGGTAAAAGTACAAAGGGTCCTGATATTGCATCAGGACCCTTTTTTTATGCTTTAGATCGTAAGCCTCTTCCAGTGACAATGCTAATTCCAGATATAAAGTGACCCAGATACCCCGTGGAAAATAAAGTTTACTTTTTATCATCCTCGCCAGGTTCTTCATTATCTTCCTCGTTATTCAATCTGTCATCTGCGCCTTCGATCTCTGCTTCTTCGTCATCTTCTTTTTCCTCATCGTCTTCGTCATCATCATCTTCGTCATCCTCATCGTCATCCTCATCGTCATCGTCCTCGTCATCTTCCTCATCCTCATCCTCGTCTTCATCATCACCATCTTCATCATCTTCTTCGTCTTCGTCTTCATCGTCCTCGTCTTCATCTTCTTCCTCCTCCTCATCATCATCTTCCTCATCGTCTTCTTCGTCTTCATCCTCCTCTTCTTCCTCATCACTTTCCTCTTCCTCGTCCTCACTTTCTTCATCATCAGCCTCTTCCTCAGACTCAACCTCTTCTCCTTCTTCCTCGTTAGAAGATGCCTCCATCACAGGAGTATCCTCATTATCTTTTTCTTCTTCACTTTCTTTCTCTTCAGTTTCCTCTTCTTCGCTTTCCTCCTCTTCACCCGAAGCCTCTTCTGAAGCAACCACCTCAGCACCAAATTCCTCTTCCTCCGTTTCCACTTCCCCTTCTATCACAGAAGAACGATCCAGTTCATCAGCAGCACCTTCTTCCGAAACTTCCCCGGTAAAATCATCTTCCATCATCACCGTAGTAGTCTCCGTCAACTCTCCATTCTCTAAAACGATCAACTGTCCATTTTCATCCAGCAGTTCCTCTTCATCCACCGTCAATTCCTCACCACCTTCAATGCTCAGCTGCGTAGGCGCCACAAAATCTTCTTCGAACAACTCCTTCAGCTGCGG
This DNA window, taken from Chitinophaga niabensis, encodes the following:
- the scpB gene encoding SMC-Scp complex subunit ScpB codes for the protein MEISQLIPHVEALIFAADRPLPAADILELLNNALAFLEDRATQEQVDGAIEAIQEKYNSEFYAFCVRESGGGFQFLTKKDYYQTVAQLNGEKFLKRLSTAALETLAIIAYKQPISKGEIEHIRGVSTDYSITKLLEKELIVISGRSEDLPGKPLLYSTSKAFMDYFGLNSPKDLPQLKELFEEDFVAPTQLSIEGGEELTVDEEELLDENGQLIVLENGELTETTTVMMEDDFTGEVSEEGAADELDRSSVIEGEVETEEEEFGAEVVASEEASGEEEESEEEETEEKESEEEKDNEDTPVMEASSNEEEGEEVESEEEADDEESEDEEEESDEEEEEDEDEEDDEEDDDEEEEEDEDEDDEDEDEEDDEDGDDEDEDEDEEDDEDDDDEDDDEDDEDDDDEDDEEKEDDEEAEIEGADDRLNNEEDNEEPGEDDKK
- a CDS encoding FAD-dependent oxidoreductase codes for the protein MIQSEATDKRSFPGKKINVDLVIIGGGLSGVCGAITAARQGLKVVLVQDRPVLGGNSSSEVRLWILGATSHMGNNNRWAREGGIVDELLVENTWRNPEGNPVIFDSVLLDKVTREQNITLLLNTTVYEVDKKDANTISSVKAFCSQNQTEYILSAPLFCDASGDGIVGFLSGAAFRMGAETTEEFGEKFAPTKEYGELLGHSLYFYSKDTGKPVTYVPPAFALTDITQIPKFKSFNAKEFGCKLWWIEYGGRLDTVHDTENIKWELWKVVYGVWNYIKNSGNFPEAENLTLEWVGMIPGKRESRRFEGDYMMRQQDIVEQRVHEDAVAFGGWSIDLHPADGVFSEKPGCNQWHSKGIYQVPYRCLYSKNITNLFLGGRIISASHVAFGSTRVMATAAYVTQAVAVAAALCKEQHILPAEIFTKGHIPALQQRLLKTGQYVPGLQLADKEDLVQSASIKASSELVFSKFPGTPVRKALTISSAQMLPLQKGKIAPFVFHADANEATELTVELRVSSKAGNHTPDVTVASQTLAVQPGRNCMQLQFDAVMEENAYAFITFLKNPLVELHFSEKRVSGILSVFNTINKAVSNYGKQTPPEDIGMDAFEFWCPQRRPEGHNIDLQYPEGLSVFQAANIRNGVDRPTTQPNAWVADWNDAQPQLTISWNEAKTISEIDLFFDTDYDHPMESVLMSHPESAMPFCVQKYKIRDEAGNVLAEQTNNYQTYNKIKLAQPVTTGKLVIEVQHPSENVPAAVFAVRCY